A region of Lycium barbarum isolate Lr01 chromosome 3, ASM1917538v2, whole genome shotgun sequence DNA encodes the following proteins:
- the LOC132629779 gene encoding transcription factor MYB59-like, protein MQDENLRKGPWLDEEDERLAYVVAILGERRWDALAKASGLRRSGKSCRMRWMNYLRPNIKHGHITEDEEHLIIKLQKQMGNKWSKIAKQLPGRTDNEIKNYWRSHLRKKALIYEQECSGSNTASNNSEPKSSNGKDDHYSCADSLAATEDSHYSFDADDSSRLLDWKIPSWSYEQSQMEHHMYFCRLNLCSCNYPQSTSHEDNSNISSTWDGSSCSIWE, encoded by the exons ATGCAAGATGAGAATTTACGAAAAGGGCCTTGGCTCGACGAGGAAGACGAGAGATTGGCATATGTTGTCGCCATTTTAGGCGAACGTCGTTGGGATGCCTTAGCAAAAGCATCAG GGTTAAGGAGGAGTGGGAAAAGTTGCAGAATGAGATGGATGAACTACCTTAGACCCAACATTAAACATGGCCATATCACTGAAGATGAAGAACATCTAATTATTAAACTCCAGAAACAAATGGGAAACAA GTGGTCAAAGATTGCTAAACAATTGCCTGGAAGAACTGATAATGAAATAAAGAACTATTGGAGAAGTCATTTGAGAAAGAAAGCACTAATTTATGAACAAG AATGTTCTGGAAGCAATACTGCAAGTAATAATTCAGAACCAAAATCATCAAATGGAAAAGATGATCATTATTCTTGTGCTGATTCTTTAGCCGCAACAGAGGATTCTCATTATAGCTTTGATGCTGATGACTCCTCGAGATTGTTGGATTGGAAGATACCAAGTTGGTCATATGAACAAAGTCAAATGGAACATCACATGTACTTTTGTAGATTAAACCTATGTTCATGTAATTATCCTCAGTCTACTTCTCATGAAGATAACAGTAATATTAGTAGTACATGGGACGGTAGTTCATGTTCTATCTGGGAATAG
- the LOC132629984 gene encoding serine/threonine protein phosphatase 2A 57 kDa regulatory subunit B' beta isoform-like: protein MLNKIIKRGQKKVPKSDFGSGHRSSGTNVVVVNHSSRSTAGIMTTNVTSSQKIENLPMLKDVSMSDRQSLFLRKIQVCCYQFEFNNNNNTMNSFVREKEIKRQTLVELIDCIQCNAMKISEGNQGEMLKMISINIFRCLGPTCYENTGSENVEPDEEESYLEPSWPHLQLVYELLMRYIVSTDTDTKVAKRFIDHSFVLKLLDMFESEDQREREYLKMILHRIYGKFMVHRPFIRKAINNIFYRFVYETERHCGIGELLEILGSIINGFALPMKEEHKLFLVRALIPLHKPKPIVMYHQQLSYCVVQFVEKDYKLADTVIRGLLKYWPVTNCQKEVLFIGEVEEVLEAAQAAEFQRCMVPLFRQIARCLNSPHFQVAERALFLWNNEHIVGLIAQNRNVILPIIFEALEKNIRSHWNQAVHGLTINVRKMFLEMDADLFEDCQKQYAEKAARATELEKQRELRWQRLEAASGQGG, encoded by the exons aTGTTGAATAAAATCATTAAGCGAGGGCAGAAAAAGGTACCGAAATCGGATTTCGGGTCGGGTCACCGGAGCTCCGGTACAAATGTAGTTGTCGTTAACCACTCTTCTAGAAGCACCGCCGGAATAATGACGACGAACGTGACGTCATCACAAAAAATCGAGAACCTTCCGATGTTGAAAGACGTGTCAATGTCTGATAGGCAGAGTTTATTCTTAAGGAAAATTCAGGTTTGTTGTTATCAATTTGaattcaataataataataatacaatgAATTCATTTGTTAGGGAAAAAGAGATAAAAAGACAAACATTGGTTGAACTTATTGATTGTATACAATGTAATGCTATGAAAATAAGTGAAGGTAACCAAGGAGAGATGTTAAAGATGATATCGATTAATATATTTCGATGTTTGGGCCCGACGTGTTATGAGAATACAGGGTCGGAAAATGTAGAACCTGATGAAGAAGAATCATATCTCGAGCCATCATGGCCACATTTACAATTAGTTTACGAGTTGTTAATGAGGTATATCGTGAGTACGGATACTGATACTAAGGTTGCTAAGAGGTTTATCGATCATTCGTTTGTGTTGAAGTTATTGGATATGTTTGAGAGTGAGGATCAGAGGGAGAGGGAATATTTGAAAATGATACTTCATCGGATATATGGGAAGTTTATGGTGCATAGACCGTTTATAAGGAAGGCGATTAATAATATCTTTTATAGGTTTGTTTATGAGACGGAGAGACATTGTGGGATTGGTGAGTTGTTGGAGATTTTAGGGAGTATTATAAATGGTTTCGCGTTGCCTATGAAAGAGGAACATAAGCTTTTTCTTGTACGAGCTCTTATACCATTGCATAAGCCGAAACCAATCGTAATGTATCATCAACAGTTGTCGTATTGTGTTGTTCAGTTTGTCGAGAAGGATTATAAGTTGGCTGATACGGTTATAAGGGGTTTGTTGAAGTACTGGCCTGTTACTAATTGCCAAAAGGAAGTTTTATTTATTGGGGAAGTTGAAGAAGTGCTGGAAGCCGCGCAAGCTGCTGAATTTCAGCGTTGTATGGTTCCTCTTTTTCGACAGATTGCTCGTTGCCTTAACAGCCCGCATTTCCAG GTTGCAGAACGAGCTTTATTTTTATGGAATAACGAGCACATTGTGGGTCTGATTGCCCAGAATCGGAATGTCATTTTACCAATAATTTTTGAGGCTCTGGAAAAGAATATAAGGAGTCATTGGAATCAGGCTGTCCATGGGCTGACTATAAATGTCCGCAAAATGTTCCTTGAAATGGACGCCGATTTGTTTGAGGATTGCCAGAAACAGTATGCCGAGAAAGCAGCTCGAGCCACTGAGCTGGAAAAACAACGAGAGTTAAGATGGCAGAGATTAGAAGCTGCTTCCGGACAAGGAGGGTAA
- the LOC132629983 gene encoding peptidyl-prolyl cis-trans isomerase CYP21-3, mitochondrial-like, which yields MAKIKPQALLLQSKKKKGPSRISVPTIMLYGLVIAVTVFFLFATYRHWSRRSMIQTHGDLSTTEGENPFIEHKRSDVDGPKYAFITTSKGLITVELYKDGSPDIVDDFVAFCQKGHFKGMHFSRVIKHFVIHGSKIDKPEATENWTSRGKHYSRLDTSLKHEAFMLGTSKTKHEGGGFDLFITTAPIPDLNDKINVFGRVIKGEDIVQEIEEVDTDDHYRPKTPVQINEVTLKYNT from the exons ATGGCGAAGATAAAACCACAAGCTCTTTTGCTGCAAAGCAAAAAGAAGAAGGGGCCGAGTCGAATTAGTGTCCCTACGATTATGCTATATGGTTTAGTTATTGCTGTAACGGTGTTTTTCCTGTTTGCTACTTATAGACACTGGTCTCGAAG GTCAATGATTCAGACACACGGTGACTTGTCAACCACTGAG GGTGAAAATCCTTTTATTGAGCATAAGAGATCTGATGTTGACGGCCCTAAATATGCT TTCATAACCACGTCAAAAGGATTGATAACGGTGGAACTTTACAAGGATGGTTCTCCCGACATTGTTGACGACTTTGTTGCTTTCTG TCAGAAGGGACACTTCAAAGGGATGCATTTTAGTCGTGTAATAAAGCACTTTGTTATCCATGGTAGTAAAATTGATAAACCTGAAGCTACAGAAAATTGGACTTCAAGGGGAAAGCACTACAGTCGACTAGATACGAG CCTGAAGCATGAAGCATTTATGCTTGGTACTTCAAAAACAAAACATGAAGGTGGAGGATTTGATCTCTTTATAACAACTGCACCAATTCCAGATCTGAATGACAAGATCAATGTATTTGGTCGTGTGATAAAGGGAGAAGATATCGTGCAG GAAATTGAAGAGGTAGATACGGATGACCATTATCGACCCAAAACTCCTGTGCAGATCAACGAAGTGACTCTGAAATATAACACTTGA